GGGTTGTCGAGCGAATTTCTGGCGACCAAGCCGCTGTTCCACGAGGTCGTCGACGAGTTTCTGGAATTCATCGGCGATGCGCCGCTGGTGATCCACAACGCCTCGTTCGACGTCGGCTTCATCAATGCCGAGCTCGACCGGATCAAGCGTGCCGCGATCCCGCGCGAGCGGCTGGTCGATACGCTGCTGCTGGCCCGGCGCAAGCATCCCGGCGTGTCGAACCGGCTCGACGATCTCTGCTCGCGCTATGCGATCGACAATTCACACCGCACCAAGCACGGCGCGTTGCTCGACGCCGAGCTTCTGGCCGAGGTCTATGTCGATCTGGTCGGAGCGCGGCAGTCGCAACTGCTGCTGGCGTCGGAAACCGAGGAGATTCGCGTCAGTGCGACCGGCGAAGCGCCGCGGCGGCAGCGCCTGCTGCCGCTTGCGTCGCGGGTTTCCGATGCCGAGCGCGAAGCCCATCGGGCCTTCATCGCGACGCTCGGCGACAAGGCAATCTGGAACGAGTACCTGCCCGCTCCAGCTGCCGTGGCGGCCGGTTAGGCCTGACCGGCTTGGCCCTGAGCGGCCATTTGCCGCTCCATGTTCTGACGATAGAGACCGACGAAGTCGACCGGGTCCAGCATCAACGGCGGGAACCCGCCGTCCCGCACGGCCGTCGCAATGATCTCGCGGGCGAACGGGAACAGCAGTCGCGGGCACTCGATCATGACCAGCGGATGCAAATTCTCCTGCGGCACATTGGCGATCCGGAACACGCCGGCATAGGCGAGCTCGAACGAGAACATCACCTTGCCCGCGGCCTCGGCCTTGCCCTCGACCGACAACGTCACCTCGAACTCCTGTTCGCTGAGATTATTGGCGCTGACGTTGATCTGGATGTTGATCTGGGGCGGCTGGCTCTGCTGCTGGAGCGAGCTCGGCGCGTTCGGATTTTCGAACGAGAGGTCCTTGGTATATTGTGCCAGCACGTTGAGCTGGGGAGCCTGGGCCGCCTCGGGAGGGGTGCCGTTACCGTTGGTCATGATAGTCTCTCCTTACCCGATTAGGGCTGAATTTCGCGGCGGTTGGCTAACATAGGGCCGCCTCATTCCACAAGGACGAACGGTCCGGAGGGGCATTTCGGGCCGCGAGTGCAACTGTGACGCTCAACCCCGTCTTTTGGCGAAATCGCGCCTTAAACGATTGAAGATGCGCGATTTCCGGCCAGGATCGGGTTTCCCCTTGAGCATAAAACGCGCTACACTCCGCACTGTGCCAAAAGGCGCCATTGGCCGGGCGAGATTTCGTGCCTACATCCCACGGACCAGACGCGCGGACCTAAAATGGTGATGTAGACTTGCCGTTCCCGTATGGAACGGTCTACTGGCCGGATTGATTTTCCCGGCGACGACCCCAACGCGAAGACTCAAAGCAAAGACCAGAAAGCGAATACGACGTGGACATCTACACTATCATCTTCCTGGCGCTGGCGGTCTTTATCTTTCTGAGGCTGCGCAGCGTGCTGGGGCAGCGCACCGGCAACGAGCGGCCGCCGTTCGACCGCAACGCGCTCCAGGGCGCTCAGGACAAGAATGTCGTGACCATGCCGGGCAAGGTGATCGACCAGGCCCCGCTGGCGCCGGCGGCTGAGCCGACCCCGCCTGCCGATCGCTGGAAGGGCCTGACCGAGCCGGGCACCCCGCTCGCGCAGGGTCTCGACGCCATCGTCGACAAGGATTCCACCTTCGACCCGCGCCATTTCATCTCGGGTGCCCGCGGCGCCTATGAGATGATCGTGCTGGCCTTTGCCAATGGTGACCGCCGTGCGCTGCGCGACCTGTTGTCGTCGGAGGTCTATGAGAGCTTCGACGCCGCGATCAAGGAGCGCGAGAAGAACGAGCAGAAGACCGAGACGCGTTTTGTCTCGATCGACAAGGCTGAGCTCGTCGGTGCCGAGCTGCGCGACCGCACTGCCCAGCTCACCATACGCTTCGTCTCGCAGATGATCTCGGCCACCCGAGACAAGGCCGGCAATATCGTCGACGGCAGCGCCGACACGGTCGCCGACATCACCGACATCTGGACTTTCGCCCGCGATATCTCCTCTCGCGATCCGAACTGGAAGTTGGTTGGCACCGGAAGCGCGAATTAAGGTTTTCCTGAAGACCAGCGCGACGGCGCTCTGCGCAGGTGTCGTCGCGCTGTCGTCGTTTTCGCTCGGCGCCGAGGCGGCGCGGCGCCATTATCGCAGCCACCACCATCATCTGCCGGCATTACCCGCCAGCCCGCCGCGGGCCTTGCCTTATCCGCAGCTTCCCCTGCCGTTCGAGATTCCCGGCGCGCAATATTCGCCGCTGGCCTGGGCGGATGTGAAGGGCTGGAGCGACGACGCTCATCTCGCCGCCTACAAGACCTTTCGCGCGAGCTGCCGGTCGATCAACGCGCAGACCGGCGGGTCCGAGACGAAAGCCGAATCAAAAGCACTGGGCGCGTCGCTCAGCGAGCCCTGCCGGGTCGCCAAATCGCTCGAGCTCGCCGACGACGCCAGGGCCAAAACCTTCTTCGAGGAGAATTTTGCGCCGCTGCGCATCTCCCGCCTCGGCGAGCCCGATGGTTTCGTCACCGGCTATTACGAACCGGTGCTGGAGGGATCGCGCACGCAGACCGACGTCTACAATGTTCCGGTCTATCGCCGCCCCTCCAACCTGTTCGTGCGCGGTTACAAGCAGGACTCGGTCAGCCTGCCCAACAAGGGCCCGGTCTATCGCAAGATCGGCCGCCGCAAGCTGGTGCCTTACTACGATCGCGGCGAGATCGAGGATGGCAAGATCGCCGGCCGGGGGCTCGAGATCGCCTGGCTGAAGGATCCGACCGATCTGCTGTTCGCACAGATCCAGGGCTCGGCCCGGATCAAGTTCGACGACGGCAGCACGCTCCGGCTCAACTATGACGCCTATAACGGCTATCCCTACACCGCCGTCGGTCGCATCCTGATCGAGCGCGGCATCATTCCGAAGGAAGAGATGTCGATGCAGAAGATCAGGGAGTGGATGGCGCAGAACCCTGACGGCGCCAAGGAGCTGCGCCGCGCGAACCGCGCCTACATCTTCTTCCGCGAGGTCAATCTGTCCGACAAGGACGAGGCGGTGGGTGCGCAGGGCATTCCGCTGACGGCCGGCCGCTCGATCGCGGTGGACAAGTCGCTGCACGTCTACGGCACCCCGTTCTTCATCGAAGGCGAGCTGCCGATCGAGTCCGAACGCGCCAAGACGCCGTTCCACCGGCTGATGATCGCGCAGGACACCGGCTCGGCCATCATCGGACCTGCGCGTGCCGATCTCTATTTCGGCGCGGGCGCGGATGCCGGCCGCGTCTCCGGGCGGCTGCGCCATCCCATGCACTTCGTGATGCTGGTTCCGAAGAGCCTCGATCCCAGCGTGCGTGGCGCGAGGCTGCCGGTGCCGGATCCGCGGCCCTCGGAAATGATCGCAAAGCTGTTTCCGCAATCCGATCCCGCCAAGGATTCTAACAAGGATCCGAACGCGGCGGCTGCGGCGAAGCCGGTCGAATCAAGCAAGGCTGGTGCGGCCTCGCCTGCCGTGCCACAAGCCAAGGATGCCGCCGTTGCGGTGGCGAGCCCGGTGCCGCTGCCGGAGCCACGTCCCAACATCAAGCCCGATCGCGAACCGCGCAAGCGTGTCAATCGTCCATCCAACCAGCAATGAAGCGATCGTCTCGTCCGCCCGTGCTGGAGTCTCGCCCCTCGCCGCGCCGCCACGCGCTGAGCGAGGAGGAGCGTGCGCTGTGGGACACGGTTGCAAAACAGGTCAAGCCGCTGCGGAAGCATCGCGTGGCCAAGGCCGTGACCAAGGCGCCTTCCGCGCCGCGCAGCGAGCCTTCGCCCGCTGTCTCGGCGGTGAGGCCTGCACCAACGCCCCGGCCCATTGCCGCTGCGCCGGTGCCGCGTGTTGCCAAACCGTCCGTGCCGCCCTTGGCGCCGCTCGGCAAGCGCGAACGCGCAAAACTGTCGCGTGGGCGCAGCGAGATCGAGGCGCGGCTCGACCTGCACGGCATGACCCAGATGCGCGCCCATCGCGCGCTGACTGGCTTCCTGCATCGTGCCCATCATGACGGCCTGACCTTCGTGCTTGTCATCACCGGCAAGGGACGCAGCGGCGGCGAAAGCGGCGTGCTGCGCCGCCAGGTGCCGGAATGGCTCAGCCTGCCGGAATTCCGCGCCTTCGTCGTCGGCTTCGAGCAAGCCCATATCGGCCATGGCGGCGAGGGCGCGCTGTATGTGCGGATTCGTCGGGCGAGATTCTGATGGTGGTTCACCTCTCCCGCTTGCGGGAGAGGTCGTCGCGCGGAGCGCGGCGGGTGAGGGCTCTCTCCTCTTGGGGGGTCTCGATCGCGGACAAAGCCCTCTCCCCAACCCTCTCCCGCAAGCGGGAGAGGGAGCGCACCGTCTCCGTGGTTGGACTGGGTCGTTTTAGAACGGCCGGATGATTCCAACGCGCGGGATCAGCGTGAGGATCAGCCCGAAGGTGTTCGTCTTCCGGTCCTCCGCCGGGATTTGCGGCGACTCCTGCTTTGCCGGCAGCATCTTCACCGCATGCAGGATCAGGAACATGCAGACCGCCCAGTTCGAGATCCAGCGCGAATAGTCGAACACCATCGCGAACATCACGAGATAGGCGAAGCTGATGCCAATCAGGGCCGCGATCACGAGACGGCGGTGCGCCTCGCTTGCGAGCGCGCCGATCAGGCCCGCAAAATAGCGCCACAACGGCATGTGCAGCCAGATCAACAATACGAAGACCGGCACGCCGAGGATGTTGTGCGGCATCCGGCCCCAGGTGTCGGCAACTTCCTTCGCCAGCGGTTGATACCAGATGTAACTGAATTGCAGCAGGTCGGTGCGCGCAGGATCGGCCATCCGGCTCTTGAGGTACGCGACGAAGTCCGCCTCGGGGATCGGCATTGTCCCCAAAAACTGCGCCGCGAAGAACAACGCGGAGACGACGGCGAAAGCGACGAGGCCGAACGCAACGTTGGTGCGATTGCAGCCGCAAACAAGGTAATGCCTGATCACGACGATGGTGATGATCGTCGGTACATACATCAAGAGATGGATGTGATGGATCAGCACGAGGATGATCGAGAACAGCGCAGCCGTTGCCACGAACAGCAGCGAGCCTGCCGGCATCAGCAGCAGGATGATCGCCAGCGCGCAGCCATAGATGTCGAAATGGCCGAGCGTGTGCATGAAGTTCTTCAGGAAGAACGGCGAGCCCGCGGTGAAGACGAACAGCGGCAGCGTCGTTGCGGTGAAGCCGAACGTCTTCCGGAACAGTTTTGCGTAGAGCCCCAGCGTCGCGAGCCAGGTCACGCCGCCGAGCGCGAACACCAGCCATACCGGCACCTTGTCCGTGAACAGCGCGACGATTGCCCCAATCAGCGCGCGCTTGATGAAACCGAAATGGTAGTCGACGATGAGGTGGATATAGGGGACGTAAGGCGGCAGCTGGATCTTATGGATGAACACCCCGACCAGGACGGCGGCGTTGATCGCGAGCAGAAGGCGCCAGGGGTTTTTCTGGACGTTAGCGAGCATGTGGCACTCGGCGCGCGCCAACCACTGCTGTCGTCCCGGCGAACGCCGGGACCCATAACCACCATTGTCTGTTTTGCGCCAAGGCCGGGGCCGCTATCATTTCCAACAAAAACCGCCTGTGGCTATGGGTCCCGGCCCCGTGCGCAATTGCGTACCAGGCCGGAACGACGGCGGAATAGATAGCGGACTGGCCGAAAATTACAAAATGAACCGGCTCAAATCGGCGTTCTTGGCGAGATCGCCGACATGCTTCTGCACGTAGTCGGCATCGACCCGGACGGTCTCGCCATTGCGGTCGGGGGCGGTGAAGGAGATCTCGTCCAGCACCCGCTCCATCACGGTCTGGAGCCGCCGCGCGCCGATGTTCTCGACGGTGGAATTGACGGCCACCGCGACGTCGGCGAGCGCATCGATGGCGCTGTCGGTGACGTCGAGCGTCACGCCCTCGGTCTGCATCAAGGCGACATATTGCTTGATCAGCGACGCCTCGGGCTCGGTCAGGATGCGGCGCATGTCGTCGCGGGTCAGCGCCTGCAACTCGACGCGGATCGGCAGGCGGCCCTGCAATTCCGGCAACAGGTCGGATGGCTTCGCGACGTGGAAGGCGCCGGAAGCGATGAACAGGATGTGATCGGTCTTCACCGCACCGTGCTTGGTCGAGACCGAGGTGCCCTCGATCAGCGGCAGGAGATCGCGCTGCACGCCCTCGCGCGAGACGTCGCCGCCGACGCGGCCGTCACGGGCGCAGATCTTGTCGATCTCGTCCAGGAACACGATGCCGTTGTTCTCGACCGCGCTGATCGCCTCCAGCGTCAGCTGCTCGGCGTCCAGGAGCTTGTCGGATTCCTCGTTGACGAGGATCTCGTGCGAGCCTTCGACCGTCAGCCGCCGCGTCTTGCTGCGGCCGCCGAGCTTGCCGAAGATGTCGCCGATCGAGATCGCACCCATCTGCGCGCCCGGCATGCCCGGGATTTCGAACATCGGCATGCCGCCGCCGGACGACTGCGTCTCGATCTCGATTTCCTTGTCGTTGAGCTCGCCGGCGCGCAGCTTCTTGCGGAAGGACTCCCGCGTCGCGGACGAGGCATTGGCGCCGACCAGGGCATCGAGCACGCGCTCTTCCGCCGCGAGCTGCGCCCGCGCCTGCACGTCCTTGCGCTTGCGCTCGCGCACCTGGGCGATCGCGACTTCGACGAGATCGCGCACGATCTGCTCGACGTCGCGGCCGACATAGCCGACCTCGGTGAACTTGGTCGCTTCCACCTTCAGGAACGGCGCATTCGCCAGCTTGGCCAGCCGCCGCGCGATCTCCGTCTTGCCGACGCCGGTCGGGCCGATCATCAAGATGTTCTTCGGCAGCACCTCCTCTCGCAAGGAGCCGGAGAGCTGCTGCCGCCGCCAGCGGTTGCGCAAGGCGATCGAGACGGCGCGCTTGGCATCGGCCTGGCCGACGATGAAACGATCGAGTTCGGAAACGATTTCGCGGGGGGAGAAGTCTGTCATGGGACCTTAGCTAGGGTCAGATGCGGGGTAGGACAAGCCGCTTTTTCGGCCGTCAGATGATGGGTGGACCTGATTGCCATTGCTTCACGGTCTCGATCGGATGGATCAGCATCAGGATATTGAGCGTCAGATTGTCGCGAATGTGAAGCGCCAGCATGATCTCGAAGGCGAGCCCGAGCAGGATGGTCGCGGTGACGGGCAGCACGCGTGCGGCGAGGAACCCCAGCATCATGAACAATGTGTCAGAGACTGAATTGACAATGCTGTCGCCGTAATAGTCCAGCGAGATCGTGCCGGCGCGGTAGCGTTCGATGATGAATGGCGAATTCTCGACAATCTCCCAGGCGCCTTCGATCAGCATGGCGATGATCAGCCGCGCCGGCCACGACAGCGACAGCAAGGGCAGGCGCGTAAACAGCAGCCAGGTCAGTCCGTAGAACAGGAAGCCGTGCAGGACGTGCGAGAAGGTGTACCAGTCGGCGATGTGCTGCGAATTCTCCGAGCTGTTCACCACGCCGTGCCAGAGCTTGATGGTGCCGCAGGTGCAGATCGGCACGCGTCCCATCGCAAGCAGGATCGAGGCTTGCAGCGCCAGCAGCAATAATGCGATGCCGACCCAGGCGAGCGGGGGAAATGCGGTCTTGGCGGTGGGGGTCGCGGCGAGCGTCATGGGTCTCGGATCATCAGGAGTGCGGGACCATCGGGTGTGACGATCTCGTGCTGCGGCACGAATCCAGCTTTCTCATAGGCACGAATTGCGCGCGGATTGGCGGGGCTGGGGTCGATCACGATGCGTGGCACGCCGCGGGCAAAGAGCTCGTCGATGAATGTACAGATGAAAGCCGAGCCGTGGCCGCATCCAAGCATGTCGGCCTCGCCGATGAACTGATCGAGGCCGCGGGTGCCCACGGGCTGCGGGCCGAAGCTGACATGCCAATCGCCGATCTGGTAGCACTGCAGATAGGCGAAAGACCGGCCGTCAAGGCTGACGATGAATTGCGCCAAATCCGGATGCTCGAGGTCACCACCGACGAATTCAAGCGTCTCCGGATCATGCCACCATTCGGCGACATGCGGCGCGCCCAGCCAGCGCCGGATCAGCGGCATGTCGGCCGCCATGATCGGGCGGAAAGTGTAGGTGGCGGTCATCTAGCAGTCACGGCGGTGCTTCGCCCCCTCTCCCGCTCGCGGGAGAGGGTCGGGGAAAGGGTGTCTCCACGATGGGACAGTCCCCCAGAGGAGACAACCCTCACCCGCGCCTTTGGCGCGACCTCTCCCGCAAGCGGGCGAGGTTGCAGCCAGTTCGGAGCTCCGCTGTCCAGCCACAAGCTCTATCCCGTCGCCAGGCTCTCGATAGTCAGATTCCGGTTGGTGTAGACGCAGATGTCGGCGGCAATGTCGAGCGAGCGGCGGACGATGGTCTCGGCATCCTTGTCGGTGTCGAGCAGGGCCCGGGCCGCCGCCAGCGCATAATTGCCGCCGGAGCCGATCGCCATCACCCCGGCCTCGGGCTCGAGCACGTCGCCAGTGCCCGTCAGGACCAGGGAGACGTCCTTGTCGGCCACGATCATCATGGCCTCCAGCCGCCGCAGGTACCGGTCGGTGCGCCAGTCCTTGGCCAGCTCGACCGCGGCCCGGGTCAGCTGCCCCGGATATTGCTCCAGTTTGGATTCCAGCCGCTCAAAGAGCGTGAAGGCGTCGGCGGTGGCGCCGGCGAAGCCACCGATGACGTCGCCCTTGCCGAGCTTGCGGACCTTCTTGGCGTTCGACTTGATCACGGTCTGTCCGATCGAGACCTGGCCGTCGCCGCCCACCACCACCTTGCCGCCCTTGCGGACCGTCAAAATCGTGGTGCCGTGCCAGCCCGGCGAGCTGTTCTGGGAGTCCTGCATGAAGTACCTCGTTGTTCGGCCTGATTTAGGCGGTCGGGGGCGGGGGCACAACGGGCCGTTCCGGGCCGAATTTCGCTCACCATAGGCAGAAGTAGAGGCCCGGCCAGCCGTTCCCGCAGTAGCGAAGGCGTCATTTGGCTGTTAAAAGACCGCCGTTTTCGGCCAAACCATAGCGAAAGCTTTCAATGCGCACCGCGACGATCAAGCGCAAGACCAAGGAAACCGACATCGAGGTCACCGTGAACCTCGATGGCACCGGCGTGGCCAATATCGCGACCGGCATCGGCTTTTTCGACCATATGCTCGATCTCCTCGCCCGCCATTCCCGCATCGACCTCACGGTCAAGGCGGTGGGCGACCTGCACATTGATTATCACCATACCACCGAAGACACCGGCATCGCGCTCGGCCAGGCGGTCAAGCAGGCGCTCGGCAACATGGCGGGCATCACCCGCTATGCCGGCGTGCACATGCCCATGGACGAGACGCTGTCGCGCGTGGTCATCGACATCTCGGGCCGCCCGTTCCTGGTGTTCAAGGCGGATTTTCCCCGCGACAAGATCGGTGAGTTCGACACCGAGCTGGTGCGCGAGTGGTTCCAGGCCTTCGCCATCAATGCCGGCGTGACTCTCCACGTCGAGACCCTATATGGCGATAACAGCCATCATATTGCCGAGTCCTGCTTCAAGGGTCTGGCGCGGGCGCTGCGCACCGCCGTCGCGATCGATCCGAAGGCTGTGGGCGAAATCCCGTCCACGAAGGGCTCGCTTGGCGGCTGACGTCTCTCTCCGGCGGCACACGTCGCTTGCGGTATCACTGAATTCAGAGAACGGGGCATCACCATGCCTGTCTACACAGTTCATGCTCCTTCCCCTGGCGGAGACGATCTGCGCGCGACCGACCAGTTCGTCTTCGTACGCGACGGCTTCCATTTCTGGGCGATGATCTTCGGCCCGCTCTGGCTGCTGTGGAATCGGCTTTGGCTGGCGCTGATCGGCTGGCTGATCTTCGTTGCTGCGTTCAATGCGGGGCTGTCCAGCCTGGGCGTGGGACGCAGCTCGCTCTTCCTCGCCAATATCGTCGTCGCGCTCCTGATGGGCCTTGAGGCCTCGAGCCTGCGCCGCTGGACCCTGTCGCGCGGCAAGTGGCGGCAACTCGACGTCGTGATTGCCGACAAGGAGGATGCTGCCGAACACCGCTTCTTCGAGCGTTGGAGCCAGAAGCAGAACGGCATCGTCAACGATCAATGGGCCATCGATCGCGGCGGCCCGCCGCCGACCCGCAACACGCCGGGGCAGCCGTTCTCGAACCCGCCGCCGCTGCCGGCGGGCGGCATTATCGGATTGTTTCCAGAACCGGGAGGGTCAAGATGAGCGTCGCCATCATCGATTACGGTTCCGGCAATCTGCATTCCGCCGCCAAGGCGTTTGAGCGCGCCGCGCGCAGCCTGGAAAATCCGCAAAAGATTTTTGTCACTAGCGATCCGGATCAGGCCTATAGCGCCGACCGTCTGGTGCTGCCGGGCGTCGGCGCCTTCGCCGATTGCCGGCGCGGACTTGACGCCGTCAACGGCATGGTGGAAGCGATCACCGAAGCTGTGCGCGTCAAGGCGCGGCCCTTCTTTGGCATCTGCGTCGGCATGCAGTTGATGGCGAGCCGCGGCAAGGAGCATGTCACGACTGATGGCCTGAACTGGATCGGCGGCGACGTCGAGAAGATCACGCCGCGCGACGAGAGCCTGAAGATCCCGCATATGGGCTGGAATACGCTCGAGGTGCTGCGCGAGCATCCGGTGCTGAACAAGCTGCCGCTCGGCCCTAGAGGTCAGCACGCCTATTTCGTGCACTCCTATCACCTCAACCCCGCCAACGAGGCGGACGTGCTGGCGCGCGCCGATTACGGCGGGCCTGTTACCGCGATTGTCGCGAAGGACACTGCGATCGGCACCCAATTTCACCCCGAGAAGAGCCAGCGCTTTGGCTTGGCCCTGATCTCGAACTTCTTGCGATGGAAACCGTGATCCTCTTTCCCGCCATCGACCTCAAGAACGGCCAGTGCGTACGCCTTGAGCAAGGCGACATGGCGCGCGCGACGGTGTTCAATCTCGATCCCGCCGCGCAGGCGCAGAGCTTTGCCGAGCAGGGCTTTGAATATCTCCACGTCGTCGACCTCGACGGTGCCTTTGCCGGCAAGCCGGTGAATGCGCAGGCCGTCGAGGCGATGCTGAAGACGATCAAGCTTCCGGTGCAGCTCGGCGGCGGCATTCGCGATCTCAAGACCGTGGAGGCCTGGCTCGACAAGGGCATCACCCGCGTCATCATCGGTACCGCCGCGGTGCGCCATCCCGAATTGGTGAAGGCGGCGGCGAAGAAATTCCCCGGCCGCGTCGCGGTCGGGCTCGATGCGCGCGATGGCAAGGTCGCCGTCGAAGGCTGGGCGGAGACTTCGCAGGTAACCGTGCTGGAGATCGCGCAGCGGTTCGAAGATGCCGGCGTTGCCGCCATCATCTTCACCGACATCGCGCGCGACGGTCTACTCAAGGGCCTGAACCTGGACGCGACCATTGCGCTCGCCGACGCCATCTCGATCCCCGTGATCGCCTCCGGCGGCCTCGCCTCGATCGAGGACGTCAAGGCGATGCTGACGCCGCGCGCCAACAAGCTCGCCGGCGCCATCGCCGGCCGCGCGCTTTACGACGGCCGGCTTGATCCCGCTGCCGCCCTCACCCTGATCCGCAACGCGCGCGCCGCCTAGGAGACACACAGGATGTTCAAGGTGCGCGTGATCCCCTGCCTCGACGTCAAGGACGGAAGGGTCGTCAAGGGCGTCAACTTCGTCGATCTGCGCGATGCCGGCGATCCCGTCGAAGCCGCGATCGCCTATGATGCCGCCGGGGCCGACGAGCTCACCTTCCTCGACATCACCGCGACCCATGAGAACCGCGGTATCATGCTGGAC
This genomic stretch from Bradyrhizobium sp. CCGB12 harbors:
- the hisA gene encoding 1-(5-phosphoribosyl)-5-[(5-phosphoribosylamino)methylideneamino]imidazole-4-carboxamide isomerase, yielding MILFPAIDLKNGQCVRLEQGDMARATVFNLDPAAQAQSFAEQGFEYLHVVDLDGAFAGKPVNAQAVEAMLKTIKLPVQLGGGIRDLKTVEAWLDKGITRVIIGTAAVRHPELVKAAAKKFPGRVAVGLDARDGKVAVEGWAETSQVTVLEIAQRFEDAGVAAIIFTDIARDGLLKGLNLDATIALADAISIPVIASGGLASIEDVKAMLTPRANKLAGAIAGRALYDGRLDPAAALTLIRNARAA